The Paenibacillus sp. RC334 nucleotide sequence CTGACGGATGTGTCTTTTTTGCGTATATTTTATCGTTCATACAAGGAGGCAGTCACACATGCGCCAAAGTCGATTATTACTGACAACATTACGTGAATCGCCCGCAGAAGCCGAAGTGGTCAGCCATCAGCTTATGCTGCGTGCAGGGTTTATCCGGCAACTTGCAGCTGGAATGTATACCTACATGCCACTCGGCAGACGTGTTCTCCGAAAAGTGGAGCAAATCGTACGGGATGAAATGGACCGTGCAGGGGCTGGGGAGTTGTTAATGCCTGCATTGCAGCCTGCTGAGCTGTGGCAAGAGTCAGGGAGATACGAGGTGTACGGTCCAGAGCTGATGCGTATTCAAGACCGACATGATCGGGAGTTTGCTTTGGGTCCTACCCATGAAGAGGTCATTACGTCATTAGTACGGAATGAGGTGAATTCATATGGAAAATTACCTGTAATGCTGTATCAAATTCAAACCAAGTTTCGGGATGAACGACGTCCACGATTTGGCTTGCTCCGCAGCAGAGAATTTTTGATGAAGGATGCCTATTCGTTTGATGCGAGCTGGGAAGGGCTGGATCAAGCTTATCGGACCATGTTTAAGGCCTATCATCGTATTTTTACCCGTTGTGGTCTGAACTTTCGCGCAGTTGAAGCAGATGCGGGTGCTATTGGCGGCAAAGGCGGAACACATGAATTTATGGCGCTGGCTGACATTGGAGAGGATACGATAGCCGCTTGTACCTGCTGTGACTATGCTGCTAATCTTGAAAAAGCTGAGCCACGGAGAATGGAAAAATCAGACACCAACCCTTCTCTCAATACAGACAAAATGGAAAAGTTTCATACTCCAGGTCTGCGCACGATAGATCAACTGGTTGAATCGCTGCAAATACAGCCACAAGATATGATCAAAACATTGATTTATATGGCTGACGATCAACCCATTGCTGTAGTCGTCAGGGGAGATCATGAGGTCAACGAAGTAAAAGTTAAACATATTTTAGGTAGTGAAAAATTCGAAATAGCAAGTTCAGATGCCGTGTCAAAGGCGACTGGAACCCCCTCGTGGAAGGGGACCCATGTCCTCACTGTGACAAAGGGAAATTGAAGCTCCATCGTGGGATTGAGATTGGACTTTAGTGGGTATTCCCGTGCGCATTGTTGTTGGCAAAGATGCTGAACACGGGAAAATAGAGTTAGTGGAGCGAAGATCCAGCAGCAAAGAGACGATTCATATCCAAGATGTAGAGCGACGGATATTGGAACTTATTCAACAATAGCCACACAGCTTATTAATTTACAAGCCTGTACCATATCCGGTTCTACAATCCAATACGCCCGGACTACAATCGTTTGGGCGTATCTTTACCAACAATTACTGTACAAGCATTACGTATCTGTGTCCTGTAGAATGTGACCTTCTCCAAGTGCAATCTCATTAAAGCCTGCCATATGGCGTGCCTGAAACCGGATTGGCTTGTCCCGGCCTATCACAATAATATTTTGAATGTCGGCAGCTCCTTCCGAGGGGAGGGAGAAAGCTGTGACATAAGCGAATACCTCACGCAACGTTGTATGAATGGCATTCATCAGATGATCGTGCTCACTTTTGCCCATTACATTCATAATCATGGAGCCTTCGGAATCCAGCTTTTCTTTGACCATCCTGAAAAATTCCAGGGATATTAAATGCGGCGGCGTTCCCTGATCTGTGAAGGCGTCCAAAATAATATAATCATAAGCATCCGACGCTTCCTTCTCCAACATGCGACGTCCATCACCAACGGTCACATTGTCCTTATCGTATCCAAAGAATGTTCGACTGAACTCCACGACTTGTGCATCCAGCTCGGCAATCTTAAAGCGTTTATCTGTAAAATGACCCGCAATCGTACCTATGCCATGCCCAATCACAAACACGTCTTCAAATGACGGATCGTTCAGCTCCATCAGATGGATGATGGCTCTCGGATATTCGAACAGAATGCGTTGCGGATGATTCAAATCCACCGCGCCTTGTACGGCTGCATTTGAAAACTGCATCACCCGGAATAATCCCTTTTCACCATACAGCTCTGTGGTGTCGTATATCGTTATTTCATGATTATTGCTCAGCTTTTTGTATAGTACCTCCAAATGATCTATCCCCTTCAAGTCATACTCCACCATCATATTAGACATTTATGAGCCTGTTGTCCATATATTAAGCGGCGGTGCCGTTCTGCTCT carries:
- a CDS encoding fused MFS/spermidine synthase, with the translated sequence MKGIDHLEVLYKKLSNNHEITIYDTTELYGEKGLFRVMQFSNAAVQGAVDLNHPQRILFEYPRAIIHLMELNDPSFEDVFVIGHGIGTIAGHFTDKRFKIAELDAQVVEFSRTFFGYDKDNVTVGDGRRMLEKEASDAYDYIILDAFTDQGTPPHLISLEFFRMVKEKLDSEGSMIMNVMGKSEHDHLMNAIHTTLREVFAYVTAFSLPSEGAADIQNIIVIGRDKPIRFQARHMAGFNEIALGEGHILQDTDT